One window from the genome of Gimesia aquarii encodes:
- the hflC gene encoding protease modulator HflC: protein MRRSMNDEQQSDTSDRRPRGKITVLFNISAAVILLAILVGYACYLQVREGTAAVVTRFGEPVRTILKPGPYFKLPWPIEDVRVFDMRKQIFNTPYTATLTRDRRNVVLLTYVVWRIEDPHLFLQSVGDVTAASAKLDGMVTAAKNTLMGRYDLSALVSTDTKQIQTPEIESAIVSEVKQTAAEKFGIDIEQVGFKRIAYEQANVTAVLAQMRAEREAEAKQLRAEGDKESRRIRDNAAVKSEEILREGRLAAGRIRGEAEREAAEIYAKAHRSDPDFYRYWRSLEALKKTLGKDATVVLRTNQGFFDLLSDPPEAPKNKPKTKPKTNRLNQSKDVSISGGGNE from the coding sequence TTGAGAAGATCTATGAACGACGAACAACAATCCGATACGAGTGACCGGCGTCCAAGAGGTAAAATTACAGTCCTCTTCAATATTAGTGCCGCAGTGATTTTGCTGGCGATTCTGGTCGGCTACGCGTGCTATCTACAAGTTCGTGAAGGGACCGCTGCTGTCGTAACACGCTTTGGCGAGCCGGTCCGGACTATCTTGAAGCCGGGTCCGTACTTTAAGCTTCCCTGGCCGATTGAAGATGTCCGTGTGTTCGACATGCGTAAGCAGATCTTCAACACTCCCTATACTGCCACACTAACTCGTGATCGACGCAATGTGGTCTTGTTGACGTATGTCGTCTGGCGAATTGAGGACCCTCATTTATTCCTGCAGTCGGTCGGCGATGTAACAGCGGCCTCCGCCAAGCTTGACGGGATGGTTACTGCGGCCAAGAACACACTTATGGGTCGCTATGATCTTTCGGCACTCGTCTCCACCGACACGAAACAGATCCAAACGCCCGAGATTGAATCGGCGATTGTGTCAGAAGTGAAACAGACTGCCGCTGAAAAATTTGGAATTGATATTGAGCAGGTCGGCTTTAAGCGGATCGCATATGAACAAGCCAACGTCACTGCTGTGCTGGCGCAGATGCGAGCCGAGCGTGAAGCCGAGGCGAAGCAACTTCGCGCTGAAGGAGATAAGGAATCACGGCGGATCCGTGACAACGCCGCCGTCAAGAGTGAAGAAATTTTGCGCGAAGGTCGGCTTGCCGCCGGTCGAATTCGTGGCGAAGCCGAACGCGAGGCCGCCGAAATTTATGCGAAAGCACATCGCAGCGATCCCGATTTTTATCGCTATTGGCGCTCACTCGAAGCCCTCAAGAAAACGCTTGGTAAGGACGCGACCGTTGTACTCCGTACCAACCAAGGCTTCTTTGACTTATTGTCCGATCCTCCCGAAGCACCCAAGAACAAACCCAAAACAAAACCTAAGACGAATCGGTTGAACCAGTCCAAAGACGTATCAATCAGTGGAGGTGGCAATGAGTGA
- the hflK gene encoding protease modulator HflK, whose translation MSDQPPGFNSDDSDVDGFTPPSVPPRPRQTDKFSMAEGVRAGSKMIGWLALGLFVLFWCSGITTIGPGEVGMVLRCGHLTGTSPADQVRQPGLLLAFPYPIDEVIRVPVKQEREISITALRNNMESSTRSGWGLSGYALSGNQNIIEADITLKYRISDPIAYKFSNRNPERILRDIVIGTAAEVIAQWQVDDVLRLQRETDIGPEKLSRVVLMDAQKLIDKMNLGVELTAVEFREIQPPADVADAFQAVQSERIAIETKKREAEGYAARIVPAAEAESNSLIKMATRRATDLRTRAEEEVALFNRIHDEYEQNPGLVWNRLHLETIEGLMRDGSQFRFVDPGTRLVLTPGSPLGNPSRGETKSTEPSNKTTGKSEAQP comes from the coding sequence ATGAGTGATCAACCACCGGGCTTTAACAGTGATGATTCGGACGTCGATGGTTTTACTCCACCTAGTGTGCCTCCACGTCCTCGACAGACAGACAAATTCTCGATGGCCGAAGGGGTGCGTGCCGGCTCGAAAATGATCGGTTGGCTGGCACTGGGACTGTTCGTTCTGTTCTGGTGTTCGGGCATCACAACGATCGGACCGGGTGAGGTGGGGATGGTGCTGCGATGTGGTCACCTGACGGGAACCTCACCTGCCGATCAAGTACGTCAGCCGGGTTTGCTACTGGCTTTTCCATATCCAATTGACGAAGTGATTCGGGTGCCTGTCAAGCAGGAGCGTGAAATTTCAATCACCGCACTTCGCAATAACATGGAATCGAGTACGAGATCAGGATGGGGCTTGTCTGGTTATGCGCTTTCCGGTAATCAAAACATCATCGAAGCCGACATTACACTGAAGTATCGCATCAGCGATCCGATTGCGTATAAGTTTTCCAATCGAAATCCCGAACGAATTCTACGCGACATCGTTATTGGAACTGCCGCCGAAGTGATCGCGCAATGGCAGGTTGACGATGTATTGCGGCTACAGCGTGAGACAGACATCGGACCTGAAAAGCTTTCGCGTGTCGTACTTATGGACGCGCAGAAGCTCATCGATAAAATGAATCTCGGAGTTGAACTGACGGCGGTTGAGTTTCGTGAAATTCAGCCTCCCGCCGATGTGGCCGACGCATTTCAAGCGGTGCAAAGCGAGCGAATCGCCATTGAAACAAAAAAACGCGAAGCCGAAGGTTACGCGGCTCGCATCGTTCCGGCAGCGGAGGCCGAAAGCAATTCGCTGATCAAAATGGCGACGCGCCGGGCAACGGATCTGCGGACACGAGCAGAAGAAGAGGTCGCGTTATTTAATCGAATTCATGATGAGTATGAGCAGAACCCGGGACTGGTCTGGAATCGATTGCATCTGGAAACAATTGAAGGACTGATGAGAGATGGAAGTCAGTTCCGCTTTGTCGATCCCGGCACTCGACTGGTTCTGACACCCGGCAGTCCTCTGGGAAATCCGTCCAGAGGAGAGACCAAATCAACTGAACCATCCAACAAAACCACTGGCAAGTCGGAGGCTCAACCATGA
- a CDS encoding heavy metal translocating P-type ATPase produces MSTVDTPVARRIQQDLDAGMTQGERVRLGLRIGTALAAGVLLAAAATVDSLFTVEQRPVAECLKAVAAILVLLPILREALQGLLTGSSNAYSAQLVAIASLAALSVGDFVTAALIPIILSVAFFLEERSVLGAQAAIEGLKSLQSRTARRLDDRGIEHEVDTNDLLHGDLVVVRPGETIPADGEVTEGHSAVDQSTITGESTPQDVGPGTQLFAGTINHNGLLRVRVTSAGNTSTLGKILDLLHEAEQSKTEVLRLIESYAKYFVLGVLLVAGISLFLSRDLSRAIAVLVVGCPGPFILAGPAAMVAALAAATRKGILIKNAKFLEALTEVDSVIFDKTGTVTLGKLQVLSLAAHEVSESELLAAAARCASASQHPVSRAITAYAVKEQLPETHETFGAQELPGRGVVVDTEQGQILLGRRAWLAESGFDLPAAPEHAGPIVWVASRDQSQQRCLGAVLLADYAREDARQVVDDLRQLGVLRTTLLTGDRQEVAGKIADDVGLDNVVSEVLPGHKREVVRAERQAGYRVMVVGDGVNDAPALASSDIGVAMGAAGAEIALHSADVVLMTERLDRLPYAIGLARRTRKTIHRNVIVGVGLTVFMMGLASAGAISPIAGAVVQNVGELFVIVNSAALLRDPARAPDSPMRQTD; encoded by the coding sequence ATGAGTACCGTTGACACTCCGGTCGCAAGACGAATTCAACAAGATCTGGATGCGGGTATGACGCAAGGCGAACGCGTTCGCCTCGGTCTGCGTATCGGAACCGCATTGGCAGCCGGTGTTCTGCTAGCCGCCGCGGCAACCGTTGACTCACTATTTACGGTGGAACAGAGGCCCGTGGCAGAATGCCTGAAGGCAGTCGCCGCGATCCTCGTGTTGCTGCCCATCCTGCGCGAAGCACTCCAGGGACTGCTCACCGGTTCCAGTAATGCTTACAGCGCTCAACTCGTCGCAATCGCTTCGCTGGCCGCACTGTCAGTGGGTGATTTTGTGACCGCAGCCCTGATTCCCATCATCCTCAGCGTAGCTTTCTTTTTAGAAGAACGTAGCGTTCTGGGTGCCCAGGCAGCCATTGAAGGCCTCAAATCGCTGCAGTCCCGGACAGCACGTCGCCTGGATGACCGCGGGATTGAGCACGAAGTCGATACCAACGATCTGCTACACGGTGATCTGGTGGTAGTTCGTCCCGGTGAGACGATTCCCGCTGATGGTGAAGTGACGGAGGGTCATTCGGCCGTCGATCAATCGACCATTACCGGTGAATCCACGCCTCAGGATGTTGGCCCAGGGACCCAGTTGTTCGCTGGAACCATCAATCACAATGGTTTGCTACGGGTCAGGGTGACGAGCGCGGGCAACACGTCAACCCTCGGGAAAATTCTCGACCTTTTGCATGAAGCAGAACAATCCAAAACCGAAGTACTTCGCCTGATTGAGAGTTATGCAAAGTATTTTGTGCTTGGAGTCCTGCTGGTCGCGGGAATCAGCCTGTTCCTCAGCCGCGATCTTTCTCGTGCGATCGCAGTCTTGGTCGTCGGTTGTCCCGGTCCCTTTATCCTCGCGGGCCCGGCTGCAATGGTCGCCGCCTTGGCTGCTGCCACCCGCAAAGGAATCCTGATCAAAAACGCCAAGTTTCTAGAGGCCCTGACGGAAGTCGATTCGGTCATTTTCGATAAGACCGGCACGGTCACCCTGGGTAAACTGCAGGTGCTTTCGCTGGCCGCGCACGAGGTCTCGGAATCGGAACTGCTGGCGGCCGCGGCGCGGTGTGCGAGCGCATCGCAGCACCCCGTTTCGCGCGCAATCACCGCTTATGCTGTGAAAGAACAGCTTCCCGAGACGCATGAGACCTTCGGAGCACAGGAGTTACCAGGTCGCGGTGTGGTTGTAGACACCGAGCAGGGACAGATTCTGCTGGGGCGTCGTGCGTGGCTGGCCGAATCCGGATTTGATCTGCCTGCTGCACCTGAGCATGCGGGACCAATTGTCTGGGTCGCCTCTCGTGATCAGTCGCAGCAGCGGTGTTTGGGAGCCGTTCTCCTCGCCGACTATGCCCGTGAGGATGCCAGGCAGGTCGTTGATGATCTTCGGCAGTTGGGGGTGTTGCGAACCACACTGCTGACGGGAGACCGACAGGAGGTTGCCGGAAAAATTGCCGATGACGTTGGACTTGACAATGTCGTTTCTGAAGTATTGCCGGGACACAAACGTGAAGTCGTGCGTGCCGAGCGTCAGGCAGGTTACCGGGTGATGGTGGTCGGGGATGGTGTCAACGATGCACCGGCTCTGGCAAGCAGTGATATCGGCGTCGCAATGGGGGCGGCTGGTGCCGAAATCGCCCTCCACAGTGCCGACGTTGTATTGATGACCGAGCGACTCGATCGATTGCCATATGCTATCGGTCTGGCGCGACGCACGCGGAAGACGATTCATCGAAATGTGATCGTCGGTGTGGGTCTCACAGTCTTCATGATGGGACTCGCTTCCGCTGGTGCGATCTCCCCGATTGCCGGAGCAGTCGTGCAGAATGTCGGTGAGTTGTTCGTCATTGTGAACAGTGCCGCTCTGCTTCGAGATCCCGCGCGCGCTCCCGATTCCCCGATGCGACAGACTGACTAG